A section of the Aminivibrio pyruvatiphilus genome encodes:
- a CDS encoding ornithine cyclodeaminase family protein translates to MARLLSQSDVEKLISMKDIVEILDKTYRGMGEGTVVNPAKGTLDLGESGPYPPYHADINSMPAYVGWVDTAGIKWAGGWMDNPARGLPYVSAIIVLVNPRNGIFTGVMDGTLITNLRTGAQTAVALKYLFPERKSLSVGLFGAGVQGRTQTRAIAELFGIDELRVYDIFPEAAAQFAADMESVVTGKITVCTAPEQAAEGDAVITVTHAKDGFFRKEWFAPGSVLFPMGSYKECRDETLLSADAIVVDHVAQCLHRGALKDLAEAGRIGEKDITATLGELAAGKKTVTASSGSRILCIPIGTGAMDVAAAAVVLQRAEEQGIGGTFDFAV, encoded by the coding sequence ATGGCCAGGCTGCTGAGCCAGTCCGACGTGGAGAAGCTCATCTCCATGAAGGACATCGTTGAAATACTGGACAAAACCTACCGGGGGATGGGCGAGGGAACCGTCGTCAACCCCGCCAAGGGAACCCTCGACCTCGGGGAGAGCGGCCCCTATCCCCCCTACCATGCGGACATCAACTCCATGCCCGCCTACGTGGGATGGGTGGACACGGCAGGCATCAAGTGGGCCGGCGGATGGATGGACAACCCCGCCCGGGGCCTGCCCTACGTCAGCGCCATCATCGTCCTCGTCAACCCCAGGAACGGCATCTTCACCGGGGTGATGGACGGCACCCTCATCACCAACCTGCGGACAGGCGCCCAGACCGCCGTGGCGCTGAAATACCTTTTTCCTGAACGGAAATCCCTCTCCGTGGGCCTCTTCGGCGCGGGAGTCCAGGGAAGGACCCAGACCCGGGCCATAGCGGAGCTCTTCGGCATCGACGAACTCAGGGTGTACGACATCTTCCCCGAAGCCGCCGCACAATTCGCTGCCGACATGGAATCTGTCGTCACGGGAAAAATCACCGTCTGCACAGCTCCCGAACAGGCCGCCGAAGGGGACGCCGTCATCACCGTCACCCACGCCAAGGACGGCTTCTTCCGGAAGGAATGGTTCGCCCCCGGCTCCGTCCTCTTCCCCATGGGGTCCTACAAGGAATGCCGGGACGAAACCCTGCTCTCCGCGGATGCCATCGTGGTGGACCACGTGGCCCAGTGCCTCCACCGGGGAGCCCTCAAGGACCTCGCCGAGGCGGGCAGAATAGGCGAAAAGGACATCACCGCCACCCTCGGTGAACTCGCGGCGGGAAAGAAAACCGTCACCGCTTCGTCCGGTTCCAGGATCCTCTGCATCCCCATCGGCACCGGGGCCATGGACGTGGCCGCCGCGGCCGTGGTGCTCCAGCGGGCGGAGGAACAGGGCATCGGCGGAACCTTCGACTTCGCCGTCTGA